The genomic segment GAGCGATATTTCCGCTAGGCCCATCAAAAATGTTCCTGAAAGTCAGGAGTTGATCTCTTGCCTTCTCCGCTACTCGGACATCAGTACCGTTTAAGATCAGATCTACTGGATTGCCCAGCTGGGTTGCTGACCCTTCAATAGTACGGGAAGGGATGACATTGCCATTGGCGTTGCTGGCGTTGTCTATGACATAAATTCGCCCATCAGTGTTGAAGTTGGGACTTTGCGCCATAGTTGCTGCACCAACGTCAGTGACAATCAACTTATTTCGGGCGGGAGAATAGACAATGCCGTGCAGATTGGTAGAAACCTTGGTTCCCTCAGCATTTACAGGGGTAATAGTCCGGGATATACCGCCAGCACCGATACTTGTACCATCACCAATGTAGTTATCGAAAACGCTGATGGTGCCATTGACTAAGGCAACATATAAGCGATCGCTTTCTTCATCGTAGGCAGCGTCCCAAGGATTCGCTGTCAGGTTTGTAATTGCTACGGGGAAGACATCACCACCAGCGGCTGTTCCGAATACCTTGAGGTTTCCAGCGCCATTATCGGTGACAATCAGAAAACCAGCAGTTTGGGCAATGGCAAATCCTTTAGGATTAACCAATCCGGTCTGCGATCCTCCGATCTGGCGATCCCTTATACTTGAAAATACGTCGCCGTTAAGTCTATCGCCTATTTCAGAAATGATGCGAATGGTTCCTGCGCCTGGAGTTACGTCTCCCGCCTGATAAAGATTTCCTAAAACATCAAGCTGAACGCCTTCGTTATTGCCAGCGACAAACCGCTTTTGGACTACCAAATCGGGACTCGTGCGATCGACATCTCCAATGTTACCAGTACCGTTATTAGAAACGTAGATAGCTGAAGGATTGAGCAAGACATCATTGCCGAAGCGTCTTTCTGCTACACCATATTTAACGTAGTGTTCAAAGGCACTTTCTATTCCCGGACGGCCAACAGCAGCCGCTACATCCGGGTTTTGCTGTAGATAAAAACTGTTACTGTACTCAGCGCTGGGGCTGCGGTTTTCAAATTCACCTGAATTTAAATAGTGTTTGATACCAGTAAGCGAGTCAGTACCGATCGCAGCTGCTACATCCGGGTTTTGAGATAGATAGAAGCTGTTATCGTACAAACGGCTGGGGTTGCGACCCTCAAATTGACCACTATTCAGGTAGTGTGCGATCGCAGTCGTTTGTCCTCTTTCGACAGCTGCGGCTACATCCAGATTTTGCTCTAAATAATAGCGGGTATCGAATACTTGGCTGATATTACGCTTCTCAAATTGACCGGATAATTCGTAGTGTTCAAAGCCACTCCTAAAAACGCCAGCGTTAACCTGCGCTGCTACATCCGAGTTTTGCTGTAAATAAAAGCTATTACTGAATAGCAGGCTGGGGTCGCGACTTTCAAATTTACCAAATGAGTTAAAGTGTTGAAGACCGCTGCTAAAAGCGCCACTGTTAACTGCTGCTAGTACATCCTGGTTGTGGGACAAGTAATAGCTTTCACTGAAAAACGGGTTGATGTCCAACATAATCTGGTATCTCAGATATTAACTGCGGGAGAAGGGGCTAGGGGCTAGGGCGCAGAGTTCGATATAATCTACGCACAGAACTCGGAAGGCGGGATAAAATTCCTCTAATAAAATACGAACAACTAAGGCTTTCGGTTTTACATCAAGATCGAGTACGAAAAAGCAACTTTTTACCATTACACAATAAGATAGATAAAGTGTCACTATTCTTTCGACTGATTCAGCGTAGTTTTCCATGACCACCTCCCCTCGCCGCTATCACATCACCACCTTCGGCTGCCAAATGAACAAAGCCGACTCCGAACGCATGGCTGGCGTCCTGGAAGATATGGGTTTTGAGTGGTCAGAAGACCCCAACGATGCCAGTCTGATCCTCTACAATACTTGTACGATTCGGGATAACGCCGAACAAAAGGTTTATTCTTACCTGGGAAGACAAGCCAAGCGCAAACACGAACAACCCGACCTTACTCTCATTGTCGCCGGTTGTGTCGCCCAGCAAGAAGGGGAAGCTTTACTGCGGCGCGTGCCAGAATTAGACTTGGTGATGGGGCCACAACACGCCAATCGCCTCAAAGATTTGCTCGAACAGGTATTTGACGGAAATCAAGTAGTAGCCACAGAATCTGTTCGCATCATCGAAGATATCACGAAACCGCGACGGGATAGCACGGTTAGCGCTTGGGTGAATGTGATTTACGGTTGCAACGAACGCTGCACTTATTGTGTAGTTCCATTCGTGCGCGGTGTTGAACAATCTCGCACGCCAGAGGCGATTCGCGCTGAAATGGAAGAATTGGGGCGTCAGGGTTATAAAGAAGTAACGTTACTGGGTCAGAATATCGATGCCTACGGTCGAGATTTGCCCGGTACGACGCCAGAAGGTCGTCATCAGAACACCTTGACAGATTTGCTTTACTATGTACATGATGTGCCGGGAATCGATCGCATTCGTTTTGCTACCAGTCACCCCCGCTATTTCACAGAACGCCTGATCAAAGCTTGTGCAGAGTTGCCGAAAGTTTGCGAACATTTCCACATTCCCTTCCAGTCTGGGGATAACGAATTACTGAAGGCGATGGCGCGGGGTTATACTCAGGAGAAATATCGCCGCATTATTGATACGATTCGGCGTTATATGCCGGATGCGTCGATTAGTGGGGATGCGATCGTCGGTTTTCCAGGCGAAACAGAAGCACAGTTTGAAAATACGCTCAAAATTGTTGAAGATATTGGTTTCGACCTGTTGAATACTGCTGCTTATTCACCGCGTCCGGGTACACCAGCAGCGCTGTGGGAGAATCAGTTAAGTGAAGAGGTGAAGGCAGACAGATTGCAACGGCTCAATCACTTAGTTAATATTAAGGCAGCAGAGCGATCGCAGCGTTATCTCGATCGCATCGAAGAAGTCCTGGTAGAAGACCAAAATCTCAAAGACTCCAGTCAAGTAATGGGGAGAACAAGAGGCAATCGCTTGACATTTTTCAATGGAGATATTACCAAAATTAAAGGTCAGCTCGTGCAAGTGAAAATCACCGAGATTCGCCCTTTCAGTTTGACTGGTGAGTAATGAGGTTCAGTAAAAGGAAGCGGCTGGCAATTACGTGCGCCATTCAAACGACCTTCAACCTGAAGCCAGATGCCAAGTGTTTGTAAATCATTTAGGATTGCCATATATAATTTTGTCTATTGATAGCCCTATTGTTAAATTTTGTTAAACAATTGTCGATTCTAGAATATTACTGTTATAGTTTTTTACAAACTATAGTTTTACTGTCAAAAGTGTAACAACTGCACCTAATAAAGCTGGAAATATGCAAGAAATAAATCAAGGTTACAAAACTGAAGAAATTAAATTCCTACATTTTCGGATGGATGGCCTAATTCTCTTTCCATACATGAGCGAACAAAGAGTTAAAGACCTAACCAAATTTGCTACCAAACCTGGAGATGTTTTTATTGTTACCTATCCTAAATCAGGAACGGTATGGATGACCCAAATCATTAAAGAAATTTTCAATCCAGTTATGCCAGAAGGATTAGAAGAAGAAGATATTATAGGAGGTCGAGTCCCTTTTTTAGAAGAAGCAAACCTCGCACAATTAGACCGATATCAATACCCACGATATATATATAGCCATTTATCCTATTCCCTAATACCATATAATAGCGAACAAGAATTAAAGTACATTTTCATTGCTAGAAATCCCAGAGATGTAGCAGTTTCTTATTTTCATTTTATGCGTGCATTAAAAGAGCTTGATTGGGATGGCACGTGGGAAGAATATTTTCAATATTTTCTGAAGGGAACTGTTCCTTATGGGTCATACTTCGATCATATATTAGAATGGTGGGAAAATAAAGACCAGCGAAATCTGCTTTTTATTAAATATGAAGACATGAAAAAAGATCTAGAAAGCCATGTAAAAAAAGTTGCTAACTTTCTCGGAGAGAATCTATCAAGCCAAGAAGTAAAAAGGGTATCGGAAGCCTGTAATTTTTCAAACATGAAAGCAGACCCAAGAACTAATAATGATAGATACCATGACAAAATATATAAACAAGAGAGTAAATTTTCATTCATGCGTAAGGGGGTTGTTGGCGACTGGCAAAACTATTTTTCGGAAGAACAATTAGAAGAATTTAATAAACTATATACTTCTCGTATGGTAAGTACTGGTCTGGATTTTGAATTTATCGCTTAGTCGCCGAAGTGCTAACAATTAGTTGACAAAAAAAACAAAAATATTTATTGTATTTACCACGTGGCTAAACGACAGTTGGCTCATGATAAAGGGGTTTATTTTAACATGAAGCGAGACTAATATGAGCAGTAGCAGTAATTGTCAAGATGTCTTAGTTCACCAGCTATTTGAAGCACAGGTAAAGCAGACATCCGATGCCGTAGCAGTGGTTTTTGAAGACCGACAGCTCACTTACCGACAACTCAACGATCGGGCTAACCAGCTGGCACACTACCTGAAAACGCTGGGCGTGGGGCCAGAAGTGCTGGTCGGTATCTGCGTAGAGCGCTCCTTAGAAATGGTAGTGGGAGTCTTGGGCATCCTCAAAGCTGGTGGTGCCTATGTACCCCTAGATCCAGCATATAACAAAGCCCGTTTAGCCTTCATGCTGGAAGACACCCAGACGCCACTCTTGCTCACTCAAGAAAAATTAATTCAATCTCTTCCTCCACACCAAGCTCGTGTCATTTGCTTAGACACTGACTGGGAGACAATTGCTCTTAGCAACCAAAAAAACCCTCAAAGCGATGGGACACCCAACAGCTTAGCCTACGTAATTTATACTTCGGGTTCTACAGGTAGACCTAAAGGAGTGGCAATGAGCCACCGTCCTTTAGCCAATCTGGTGTTTTGGCAATTGGAAAACTCAATTGCTACCATCGGGACAAAAACTCTGCAATTTGCTTCCATCAGCTTCGATGTCTCCTTTCAAGAAATTTTCTCTACTTTGTGTTCCGGGGGAACGCTGGTTTTAATCTCAGAAGAACTACGACGAGATGTAGCGAGTTTATTTAATTTTATCGCCGCCAAAGCGATCGAAAGACTATTTCTGCCGTTTGTAGCCTTACAATTACTAGCTGAAGTTGCTGATAGTCAAGAAACAGTTCAGACAAATCTACGCGAAATTATCACTGCTGGCGAACAGTTGAAGATCACCAGACAAATCGCTAATTGGTTTACCCAGCTAAAAAACTGCACTTTACACAATCATTATGGGCCATCTGAGAGCCACGTTGTTACGGCTTTTAGCTTAACAGGTCTGCCCTTACATTGGCCTGGACTGCCACCGATCGGTCGCCCTATTGCTAACACCCAGATTTATTTATTAGATGACCATTTACAAACAGTTCCTGCTGGCACCCCCGGAGAACTTTACATCGGCGGTATCCCTCTGGCACGAGAATATCTCAATCGTCCCGATTTAACTGCCGAACGGTTTATTTCTAATCCTTTTAGCAATCAGCTTGGAGAACGACTGTATAAAACAGGCGACATAGCTTCCTATCTACCAGATGGCAATATTGAATACTTAGGTCGCAGCGACAATCAGGTAAAAATTCGCGGCTATCGCATCGAATTGGGTGAAATTGAAGTTACACTAGGACAACATCCAGCCGTGCGAGAGGCTGTAGTCGTGGCGCGGGAGGATATACCAAACGATAAGCGCCTAGTGGCATATCTAGTTCACAATTCCGAATACCAGGAGTTGCAAGAGCAAGTAGCAGACTTACAGACCGAACAAGTTTCCCAATGGCAAACAGTTTACGAAGAAACCTATAGTCAAACCTCTGTTGCTGCCGATCCGACCTTCAATATTATCGGCTGGAACAGTAGCTATACAGGATTGCCCATTCCACAAGAGGAAATGCGTGAATGGTTAGATCTAACTACCCAGAAGCTCCTGTCATTGCAACCGCAGCGGGTACTAGATATCGGTTGTGGTACTGGTATGCTGCTATTTAGAATTGCACCTCATTGCAGCCACTATTTAGCCACTGACTTTTCCCAAGCAGTAATAAATTATCTTCAACAGCAATTGCATGGGTTAAAGTTGCCATTACCACAAGTGGAACTTAAGTGCAGAACTGCTGACAATTTTGACTTAATTGAAGCCGAAAGTTTTGATGGAGTAGTTCTCAACGGCGTACTCCAGCTATTTCCCAGCATTGATTATCTCTTGCGGGTCTTAGAAGGTGCTGTAAAAGTAGTTCGCAGTGGCGGTTTTATTTTCATCGGAGATGTGGTGAATTTACTGCTATTAGAAGCTTATCATACCTCTGTTGAACTGAATCGGGCATCCAACTCGGTATCGCGAGAACAACTAGCTCAGCGCGTGCGCTCTGGGATGGTTCAAGAGGAAAAATTAGCGATCGCTCCAGCTTTTTTTATAGCTCTAAAGCAACATTTACCCCAACTAGGCGACGTTAAAATTAAGTTGAAGCGCGGCAATTTCCATAATGAGATTACGCGATTTCACTATGATGTAATTCTCCACATAGGAGAGGGCGTTGCTTCGACCAAAAATATTCAATGGGTAGACTGGAAACAGAATTGGACAAAAGAATCTATCCGCCAGTTACTGCAAACAACCGAGGCTGAAATACTAGGAGTGCGGCACGTACCGAATGCACGTATTGAGGCTGAAATCAAAACCATCGAATGGTTTAACAGTAACGAAAGGCCAGATACTGTAGGGGAATGGCGCTCTGTTTTACAGCAACTAGAGGGGAGTGGAATCGATCCAGAAGAACTAGGGTCATTAACTGATGATTTACCTTACGAGCTGGACATTAATTGGTTAGAAGCTAGTGCAGATGGGAGTTATAACGTAATTTTTCGACGCACCACAACGGAATTAGCAGAATTTCAAGAGACAGCAGTTGCCGAGACTGCTACAGCAAACCTCAAACCTTGGAACCACTACGCCAATCAACCGCTAGAGGGGAAACTTACCCAAAAGCTGATACCGCTTCTCCGCAGCTTTTTGGCAGAAAAACTGCCCGATTATATGGTGCCTTCTACCTTTGTGCTGCTTTCCGCCCTGCCGTTGACGCCGACGGGAAAAGTAGACCGTCGGGCGCTACCAGCACCCGATCGGGCAAGACGGGATCTAAAAGAAGATTTTGTTGCACCTCGTACCTTAGTTGAGGAAGTGTTAGCAGGAATTTGGGCTGATGTGTTGGGATTAGAACGAGTCGGTATTCGCGACAACTTCTTCCATCTGGGGGGACATTCTTTACTAGCAATCCAGATTATTGGTCGGTTGCGCGACATATTAAAAGTCGAGTTACCTTTGCGATCGCTGTTTGAGTCGCAGACGATCGCCGAGCTAGCGCAGGCGATTGAAAAGCTACGGATAGAAGCGGTTTTTTTGCAGCCTCTGCCAGTCCAAAAAGCTTCGCGTTCTGGACATTTGCCCCTTTCGTTTCCTCAAGAAATGATCTGGTTGCGGACTCAACTGGCACCGGAAAAAGCTTTCCTTAATATTCCTTTGATGTTTTGCTTCAAGGGAGCGCTGAATGTGCAGGCTTTGGAACAGAGTCTGAACGAGATCGTGCGGCGTCATGCAGTTTGGCGAACTACGTTTACTGAAGTAAACGGGCAACCAGTCCAAGTCATCCATGATACTCTCACTTTAAATGTGGCGGTGATGAACCTGCAACATTTGCCTGAAAGCGAGCGGGAAGTGCAAGCCACCGAAGCGATCGCACAGGAAGCTAACAAGCCTTTTGACCTTAGCTCGAGCCAGCTGCTACGAGCTACCTTGATACATCTGCAAAAGAGCGAACACAGGTTCTTACTGACCTTGCATCACATTATTGGCGACGCTTTTACTATACATACAGTGTTTTTCAAGGAACTGGTAGTTCTCTACGAAGCCTTCTCTACTGGTAAGCCCTCGCCACTTCCCGAATTGGACTTTCAGTATGTAGATTATGCCGTGTGGCAGCGGCAATGGCTACAGGGAGAAGTCTTACAATCCCATCTGGCTTACTGGAAGCAGCAACTAGCGGGTCTGTCGCCTTTACATCTGCCTTACGATCGAGAGCCACCGCCGATCAGAACCTACGCTACTTCCTGTCAAAGCGTGAGCATCTCCAAGAGCTTGACCGATAAACTCAAAGCGTTTTCGCAGCAAGAGGGCGTTACTTTGTTTATGACTCTGCTGGCAGCATACCAAACTTTGCTCTACCACTACGCTGGTTCCGAAGATATCCCTGTAATCTGTTTTACGTCGGGTATCAACCGACAAGAGTTCCAAAACCTATTGGGGTGTTTTGCCAATACCTTGGTGCTGCGTTCCCATCTAGACGGCAACCCCAGTGTTCGGCAGTTGCTCAAACGAGTATGGGAAGTCACTTTGGGAGCATACAGCCACCAAGATTTGCCCTTCTCCACTCTGATGAGCGAAGTACAGCCAGAGCTGTTCTATGATCGAAACTCTACCTTCCAGGCGGTGTTTGTCCTCGAAACCCCCCTGCCGCCACAGGATTCGCAGTGGAGTATGAGTTGGACGGATAACAACACGGGTATGCGGGATTTATCCCTTGAACTACAGGAGAAACAGCACGGCATTAATGGCTTGTTGGTATACAGCACGGAGTTATTTGAAGCCAGTACTATAGAGCGGATGGTGAAAGATTTTCAAACTTTGCTAGAAGAGATTGCGGTGCATCCAGAGCAGAACCTCTCGAAGTTAGTTTCTCATCAAGATGAGATCAAATGATTCTGTCAGAGTAGGCATTTGCCAGATTATT from the Argonema galeatum A003/A1 genome contains:
- the miaB gene encoding tRNA (N6-isopentenyl adenosine(37)-C2)-methylthiotransferase MiaB, with product MTTSPRRYHITTFGCQMNKADSERMAGVLEDMGFEWSEDPNDASLILYNTCTIRDNAEQKVYSYLGRQAKRKHEQPDLTLIVAGCVAQQEGEALLRRVPELDLVMGPQHANRLKDLLEQVFDGNQVVATESVRIIEDITKPRRDSTVSAWVNVIYGCNERCTYCVVPFVRGVEQSRTPEAIRAEMEELGRQGYKEVTLLGQNIDAYGRDLPGTTPEGRHQNTLTDLLYYVHDVPGIDRIRFATSHPRYFTERLIKACAELPKVCEHFHIPFQSGDNELLKAMARGYTQEKYRRIIDTIRRYMPDASISGDAIVGFPGETEAQFENTLKIVEDIGFDLLNTAAYSPRPGTPAALWENQLSEEVKADRLQRLNHLVNIKAAERSQRYLDRIEEVLVEDQNLKDSSQVMGRTRGNRLTFFNGDITKIKGQLVQVKITEIRPFSLTGE
- a CDS encoding sulfotransferase domain-containing protein; this translates as MQEINQGYKTEEIKFLHFRMDGLILFPYMSEQRVKDLTKFATKPGDVFIVTYPKSGTVWMTQIIKEIFNPVMPEGLEEEDIIGGRVPFLEEANLAQLDRYQYPRYIYSHLSYSLIPYNSEQELKYIFIARNPRDVAVSYFHFMRALKELDWDGTWEEYFQYFLKGTVPYGSYFDHILEWWENKDQRNLLFIKYEDMKKDLESHVKKVANFLGENLSSQEVKRVSEACNFSNMKADPRTNNDRYHDKIYKQESKFSFMRKGVVGDWQNYFSEEQLEEFNKLYTSRMVSTGLDFEFIA
- a CDS encoding amino acid adenylation domain-containing protein yields the protein MSSSSNCQDVLVHQLFEAQVKQTSDAVAVVFEDRQLTYRQLNDRANQLAHYLKTLGVGPEVLVGICVERSLEMVVGVLGILKAGGAYVPLDPAYNKARLAFMLEDTQTPLLLTQEKLIQSLPPHQARVICLDTDWETIALSNQKNPQSDGTPNSLAYVIYTSGSTGRPKGVAMSHRPLANLVFWQLENSIATIGTKTLQFASISFDVSFQEIFSTLCSGGTLVLISEELRRDVASLFNFIAAKAIERLFLPFVALQLLAEVADSQETVQTNLREIITAGEQLKITRQIANWFTQLKNCTLHNHYGPSESHVVTAFSLTGLPLHWPGLPPIGRPIANTQIYLLDDHLQTVPAGTPGELYIGGIPLAREYLNRPDLTAERFISNPFSNQLGERLYKTGDIASYLPDGNIEYLGRSDNQVKIRGYRIELGEIEVTLGQHPAVREAVVVAREDIPNDKRLVAYLVHNSEYQELQEQVADLQTEQVSQWQTVYEETYSQTSVAADPTFNIIGWNSSYTGLPIPQEEMREWLDLTTQKLLSLQPQRVLDIGCGTGMLLFRIAPHCSHYLATDFSQAVINYLQQQLHGLKLPLPQVELKCRTADNFDLIEAESFDGVVLNGVLQLFPSIDYLLRVLEGAVKVVRSGGFIFIGDVVNLLLLEAYHTSVELNRASNSVSREQLAQRVRSGMVQEEKLAIAPAFFIALKQHLPQLGDVKIKLKRGNFHNEITRFHYDVILHIGEGVASTKNIQWVDWKQNWTKESIRQLLQTTEAEILGVRHVPNARIEAEIKTIEWFNSNERPDTVGEWRSVLQQLEGSGIDPEELGSLTDDLPYELDINWLEASADGSYNVIFRRTTTELAEFQETAVAETATANLKPWNHYANQPLEGKLTQKLIPLLRSFLAEKLPDYMVPSTFVLLSALPLTPTGKVDRRALPAPDRARRDLKEDFVAPRTLVEEVLAGIWADVLGLERVGIRDNFFHLGGHSLLAIQIIGRLRDILKVELPLRSLFESQTIAELAQAIEKLRIEAVFLQPLPVQKASRSGHLPLSFPQEMIWLRTQLAPEKAFLNIPLMFCFKGALNVQALEQSLNEIVRRHAVWRTTFTEVNGQPVQVIHDTLTLNVAVMNLQHLPESEREVQATEAIAQEANKPFDLSSSQLLRATLIHLQKSEHRFLLTLHHIIGDAFTIHTVFFKELVVLYEAFSTGKPSPLPELDFQYVDYAVWQRQWLQGEVLQSHLAYWKQQLAGLSPLHLPYDREPPPIRTYATSCQSVSISKSLTDKLKAFSQQEGVTLFMTLLAAYQTLLYHYAGSEDIPVICFTSGINRQEFQNLLGCFANTLVLRSHLDGNPSVRQLLKRVWEVTLGAYSHQDLPFSTLMSEVQPELFYDRNSTFQAVFVLETPLPPQDSQWSMSWTDNNTGMRDLSLELQEKQHGINGLLVYSTELFEASTIERMVKDFQTLLEEIAVHPEQNLSKLVSHQDEIK